In one window of Maribacter sp. BPC-D8 DNA:
- a CDS encoding ABC transporter ATP-binding protein yields MIEVRDIHKSFGDAHILKGVTTTFEKGKTNLIIGQSGSGKTVFLKCLLGLFIPEEGDIVYDGKLYADLSDNEKRDLRQEMGMVFQGSALFDSMSVEGNVMFPLEMFTKQSKSEMKDRVDAVLKRVNLIDAHHKFPSEISGGMQKRVAIARAIVMNPKYLFCDEPNSGLDPKTAILIDNLIKEITEEYNITTVINTHDMNSVMQIGEKITFLKDGLLEWEGTKNEIFKTDNEAVTNFVYSSDLFKKVRQMYIQEQN; encoded by the coding sequence ATGATAGAAGTACGAGACATACATAAATCTTTTGGTGATGCTCATATCCTTAAAGGGGTTACGACTACATTCGAAAAAGGAAAAACTAATTTAATCATTGGGCAAAGTGGATCAGGTAAAACTGTTTTCCTTAAATGTCTTTTAGGATTATTCATCCCCGAGGAAGGCGATATTGTCTATGACGGAAAATTATATGCTGACCTTAGCGATAACGAGAAACGCGATTTAAGACAAGAAATGGGTATGGTATTTCAAGGTAGCGCCCTTTTTGATAGTATGTCGGTCGAAGGTAATGTAATGTTCCCTCTAGAAATGTTTACCAAGCAGTCTAAATCTGAAATGAAAGACCGTGTAGATGCGGTTTTAAAAAGAGTAAACCTAATTGATGCACATCATAAATTTCCATCTGAGATTTCTGGTGGTATGCAAAAACGTGTGGCTATTGCTCGTGCTATAGTTATGAATCCGAAATATCTTTTTTGCGATGAACCTAATTCTGGTTTAGACCCTAAGACGGCTATTCTTATTGACAACCTTATCAAAGAAATTACTGAAGAGTATAATATTACTACCGTAATAAATACTCATGATATGAACTCGGTAATGCAAATTGGCGAAAAAATAACCTTCCTAAAAGACGGTCTCTTAGAATGGGAAGGAACTAAAAACGAAATCTTCAAAACCGATAATGAAGCGGTAACTAATTTTGTTTATTCATCTGATCTTTTCAAAAAGGTACGCCAAATGTATATTCAAGAACAAAACTAA
- a CDS encoding MlaE family ABC transporter permease, giving the protein MNYLASVGSYAIMIREVFKKPTKWRIMKSLIFKEIDELIFSSLGIIIFISFFIGAVVAIQTALNLTNPLIPRNLIGFATRQSVILEFAPTFVSIIMAGKVGSYITSSIGTMRVTEQIDALEVMGVNSLNYLVFPKIIAMLFYPFAIAISMYVGIFGGWMAGVFGGFLTSEDFITGLQSDFVPFHIAYAFVKTLIFAFVIATIPSFHGFYMRGGALEVGKASTTAFVWTSVVIIILNYILTQLLLG; this is encoded by the coding sequence ATGAACTATTTAGCATCTGTAGGGAGCTATGCAATTATGATCCGCGAGGTTTTTAAAAAACCTACGAAATGGAGAATAATGAAGTCCCTTATATTCAAGGAAATAGATGAGTTGATATTTAGCTCATTGGGTATTATTATATTCATTTCCTTTTTTATCGGTGCCGTTGTAGCCATACAAACAGCACTTAATCTCACCAACCCATTAATACCGCGAAATCTAATTGGTTTTGCAACTCGCCAATCTGTAATATTAGAATTTGCACCTACTTTCGTATCTATAATAATGGCCGGTAAAGTGGGCTCCTACATTACATCTAGTATTGGCACCATGCGTGTAACCGAACAAATAGATGCTTTAGAGGTAATGGGCGTAAATTCATTAAATTACTTAGTATTCCCTAAGATTATTGCAATGCTTTTTTACCCTTTCGCTATTGCAATTTCTATGTATGTTGGAATATTCGGTGGATGGATGGCTGGAGTTTTCGGCGGATTTTTAACTAGCGAAGATTTTATAACAGGACTACAATCAGATTTTGTTCCTTTTCATATTGCATATGCATTTGTTAAGACCTTGATTTTTGCCTTTGTGATTGCAACAATACCATCGTTTCATGGATTTTATATGCGCGGCGGAGCTTTAGAGGTTGGTAAGGCAAGTACGACAGCGTTCGTTTGGACGAGTGTTGTAATTATTATACTCAACTACATATTAACCCAACTTTTGCTAGGATAA
- a CDS encoding M28 family metallopeptidase: protein MKYISIVLLSTLILSCGGAKVDQSTVLNPTNPKGVKGTVLSESTVEKTEDKVGMKTSKLKGNTLPGDIEKIMTFLTSDKLQGRDTGSGGIAMAADYIQNVFEKNNIQPYFTSYKDTLDNYSDGVAYNVVGFLPGTDQKLKNEYVLIGAHYDHIGLISGDSNDRIANGANDNASGTTTVLEFAKYFGEHKNNKRSIIFALFTAEEKGLVGSKHLAKKLKAENIDLYAMLNFEMVGVPMVDKDHSLYLTGYELSNLAEVSNGYAAKNLVGFLPKAKEFNLFRRSDNAPFHDEFNVPSQTFSSFDFTNFGEYHKVGDEASLMDYEFMATIVNESVPMLEGIINAPVKELKYN from the coding sequence ATGAAATATATAAGTATAGTACTTCTAAGTACTTTAATTCTTAGTTGTGGTGGCGCGAAAGTTGATCAATCAACAGTTTTGAATCCTACAAATCCGAAAGGAGTAAAAGGCACAGTCTTATCTGAATCTACAGTTGAAAAAACGGAGGATAAAGTAGGTATGAAAACTTCAAAATTGAAAGGGAATACTTTACCAGGGGATATTGAAAAAATAATGACGTTTTTAACTTCGGATAAATTACAGGGCAGAGATACAGGTAGCGGAGGTATAGCGATGGCTGCAGATTATATTCAGAACGTGTTCGAGAAGAATAATATACAACCATATTTTACATCATATAAAGATACATTAGATAACTATAGTGATGGTGTGGCTTATAATGTAGTAGGTTTTTTACCGGGCACTGATCAAAAACTAAAAAATGAATATGTTCTAATAGGAGCACATTATGATCATATAGGTTTAATTAGTGGAGACAGTAACGATAGAATTGCGAACGGAGCCAATGATAACGCTTCAGGAACTACAACTGTTTTAGAATTTGCTAAATATTTTGGTGAGCATAAAAATAACAAACGGAGTATAATTTTTGCCCTATTTACAGCAGAGGAAAAAGGTTTGGTAGGGTCAAAGCATTTAGCGAAAAAATTAAAGGCAGAAAATATTGATTTATACGCAATGTTGAATTTTGAAATGGTGGGGGTGCCAATGGTCGATAAAGACCATAGTCTTTATTTAACAGGATATGAACTATCGAATTTAGCAGAAGTTAGTAATGGTTATGCAGCTAAGAATTTAGTAGGTTTTCTGCCAAAAGCAAAAGAGTTTAATTTGTTCAGACGGTCAGATAATGCTCCTTTTCATGATGAGTTTAATGTGCCATCTCAGACATTTAGTTCTTTCGATTTTACAAATTTCGGAGAATACCATAAAGTAGGTGATGAAGCATCATTGATGGATTATGAATTTATGGCAACGATAGTAAATGAATCAGTGCCGATGTTAGAAGGTATTATTAATGCACCAGTAAAAGAATTAAAGTATAATTAA
- a CDS encoding DUF389 domain-containing protein, producing MENNLNQDNITPNSNEGSGSEEVKKDFQGLLGSVKTFLSELLDIRTNTDQQATKEAIIADIPFKGHTSWILICSIFIASIGLNANSTAVVIGAMLISPLMGPILGIGMSVAINDIDTLKRSLKNFAVMVVLSVITAYLFYRFFPLRDESSELLARTEPDIRDVLIAFFGGLALVIARAKKGTIASVIFGVAIATALMPPLCTVGFGLAIGNWEYARGAMYLFIINTIFIALATFLVIKLLKFPMVRYVNSQRRKLIARLASLLAVLVMIPAGFTFYSVFKKSLFNRDAETFITEKIVPYQFAGEGKFLKDFSEVDYNDEGKSKIELVFMGNDGIPDNVIATWRAQMAEYKQLKGTELAVVQGSKSDEANELKYVNELYESQKTILTSKDEKIQLLESELVRLNQISSNQIPFKEISLEAKTNYENLERIGYAYLISTDFAKTDSIPLFEVTWKKEAKRAETVKDMSKLQDWLRLRLSNKNIQIKEVPTE from the coding sequence ATGGAGAACAATCTTAATCAAGATAACATTACCCCTAACAGTAATGAGGGTAGTGGTAGTGAAGAAGTAAAAAAAGATTTTCAAGGTCTTTTAGGTAGTGTTAAAACGTTTCTTTCTGAGCTGTTGGACATTAGAACCAACACCGATCAGCAGGCGACGAAAGAAGCTATTATTGCCGATATTCCTTTTAAGGGGCATACTTCTTGGATTTTGATTTGTTCCATTTTTATTGCATCTATTGGTCTTAATGCCAATTCTACTGCTGTAGTTATTGGTGCGATGTTAATTTCTCCACTTATGGGTCCTATTTTAGGTATAGGTATGTCTGTGGCGATAAATGATATTGACACCTTAAAAAGATCATTGAAAAACTTTGCTGTAATGGTAGTTTTAAGTGTGATAACGGCGTACTTATTCTATCGTTTTTTTCCGCTTAGAGATGAATCTTCAGAACTTTTGGCTAGAACTGAACCAGATATTAGAGATGTTTTAATAGCATTTTTTGGTGGTTTGGCATTGGTAATAGCACGTGCTAAGAAAGGTACAATTGCTAGTGTAATTTTTGGTGTTGCAATTGCCACGGCTTTAATGCCGCCTTTGTGTACAGTAGGTTTTGGTTTGGCAATCGGAAATTGGGAGTATGCGAGGGGTGCAATGTACCTGTTCATTATTAATACAATTTTCATAGCCTTAGCAACTTTCTTGGTAATAAAGCTCCTGAAATTCCCCATGGTTCGTTACGTGAATTCGCAACGAAGAAAATTGATAGCTAGGCTTGCTTCTTTATTGGCGGTTTTGGTTATGATACCTGCAGGTTTTACATTCTATAGTGTTTTTAAAAAATCGTTATTCAATAGAGATGCCGAAACTTTTATAACAGAAAAAATAGTGCCTTACCAATTTGCGGGTGAAGGCAAGTTTTTAAAAGATTTTAGTGAAGTAGATTATAATGATGAAGGTAAGTCGAAAATTGAACTAGTTTTCATGGGTAATGACGGTATACCTGATAATGTAATTGCTACTTGGCGTGCGCAAATGGCAGAGTACAAACAGCTAAAAGGTACAGAGCTAGCCGTTGTTCAGGGTTCTAAAAGTGACGAGGCAAATGAACTAAAATATGTGAATGAGCTTTATGAATCTCAGAAAACTATTCTAACTAGTAAAGACGAGAAAATTCAGCTTTTAGAAAGTGAATTGGTAAGGCTGAACCAGATTTCATCAAATCAAATTCCTTTCAAAGAAATTAGTCTAGAGGCGAAAACGAATTATGAAAATTTAGAGCGAATAGGTTATGCTTATTTGATTTCAACGGATTTTGCCAAAACCGATAGCATACCATTATTTGAAGTCACTTGGAAAAAGGAAGCCAAAAGAGCAGAAACAGTTAAAGATATGAGCAAGCTGCAAGATTGGTTGCGTCTAAGATTGAGTAATAAGAATATTCAGATTAAAGAGGTGCCTACAGAGTAG
- a CDS encoding mannose-1-phosphate guanylyltransferase, producing the protein MNKNYYAVLMAGGVGSRFWPISTSENPKQFHDMLGTGDTLIQKTFQRLNKFVPTENILILTNERYNDLVLEQLPMVKQEQVVLEPAMRNTAPCILYAAMKIQKMNENAVMIVAPSDHWIEDEDAFAKDVTACFKKCETEDVLCTLGIKPSFPNTGFGYIEYNKADTAPIKKVNQFREKPDYETAKDFLAQGNFLWNAGIFMWSAKTIVNAFQNFQPKQYALFRDGLVCYNTDDEKKFISENYPKAENISIDYAILENSKAIYVKEATFDWNDLGTWGSLYDKLDKDENENAIVNAKVLTEDANGNMIRSKAGKVVVVDGLNDYIIVDKDEVLLIYPKTKEQDIKQVLNKVKDTFGDEFA; encoded by the coding sequence ATGAACAAAAATTATTATGCCGTTTTAATGGCAGGTGGAGTAGGATCTAGATTCTGGCCAATAAGTACAAGTGAGAATCCGAAGCAATTTCATGATATGTTGGGTACGGGTGATACTCTTATTCAAAAAACGTTTCAAAGATTAAACAAATTCGTACCTACCGAGAATATTTTAATTCTTACCAATGAACGTTATAATGATTTGGTGTTAGAGCAATTACCAATGGTAAAACAAGAACAGGTAGTTCTTGAACCAGCAATGAGAAATACAGCACCATGTATTTTATATGCCGCAATGAAGATTCAAAAGATGAATGAAAATGCGGTAATGATAGTAGCTCCAAGTGACCATTGGATAGAAGATGAAGATGCATTTGCAAAAGATGTTACGGCATGTTTTAAAAAGTGTGAGACTGAAGATGTTTTGTGTACGTTAGGTATAAAACCTTCTTTCCCTAATACAGGTTTTGGGTATATAGAATATAATAAGGCAGATACGGCACCTATTAAAAAAGTAAATCAGTTTAGAGAGAAGCCAGACTATGAAACTGCTAAAGATTTTCTAGCACAGGGTAACTTTTTGTGGAATGCAGGTATATTTATGTGGAGCGCAAAAACTATTGTAAACGCGTTTCAGAATTTTCAGCCAAAACAATATGCTTTGTTTAGAGATGGCTTAGTGTGTTATAATACAGACGATGAAAAGAAATTTATTTCTGAGAACTATCCGAAAGCTGAAAATATATCTATCGATTACGCTATTTTAGAAAATTCAAAAGCTATCTATGTTAAAGAAGCGACTTTTGATTGGAACGATTTAGGAACTTGGGGATCGTTGTACGACAAGTTAGATAAAGATGAGAATGAGAATGCTATAGTAAATGCTAAAGTATTGACGGAAGATGCTAATGGTAATATGATTAGGTCTAAAGCTGGTAAAGTAGTCGTTGTAGACGGACTTAACGATTATATTATAGTTGATAAAGATGAAGTACTTTTGATCTACCCAAAGACAAAAGAACAAGATATTAAACAAGTTTTAAATAAGGTAAAAGATACCTTTGGTGATGAATTCGCTTAA
- a CDS encoding SprT-like domain-containing protein: MQETLSKYLPELAVGPCYALIKDSQVHLKIVNERVTRHGDYRMRKDGNHQITVNASLNKYRFLITLIHEIAHLIAFEKYGRTIKPHGLEWKRTFQYLMLPFIRPEIFPSQLLPLLARHFKNPKASSSTDAQLSIALKKFDEQQSEKTYVYELPIGCVFRIHNGKLFKKGNKRTKRYECVELSSGRMFLFQPNAEVELIKS; the protein is encoded by the coding sequence ATGCAAGAAACGTTATCTAAATATCTTCCTGAATTAGCGGTTGGTCCATGTTATGCACTAATTAAAGATAGTCAGGTGCATTTAAAAATCGTGAATGAACGTGTTACTAGGCATGGTGATTATCGAATGCGAAAAGATGGTAACCATCAGATCACGGTTAATGCATCTTTAAACAAGTATAGGTTCTTAATTACTTTAATTCATGAAATAGCCCATTTAATAGCATTTGAAAAATATGGCCGTACTATTAAGCCACATGGTTTAGAATGGAAAAGAACGTTTCAATACCTAATGCTTCCATTCATACGTCCAGAGATATTTCCTTCACAGCTTTTACCTTTATTGGCTAGACATTTTAAGAATCCGAAGGCAAGCAGTAGTACTGATGCTCAACTATCTATTGCTTTAAAAAAATTCGATGAACAACAATCGGAAAAAACTTACGTTTACGAATTACCTATAGGGTGTGTGTTTCGTATCCATAATGGTAAACTTTTTAAAAAAGGTAATAAACGAACTAAGCGTTATGAGTGTGTAGAATTATCATCAGGAAGGATGTTTCTTTTTCAACCAAATGCTGAAGTAGAATTAATAAAAAGCTGA
- a CDS encoding SDR family NAD(P)-dependent oxidoreductase, whose amino-acid sequence MEYVIVTGTSRGIGFELSKLLADAGYKVLALSRNDKPIKSLNHKNIEAFSFDVSSVEDRGNLSNYLKDKEGNVIALINNAGKLVNKPFLELTEEEFKAVYEVNVFGVAAMTRLIVPFMGKDAHVLTISSMGGIQGSAKFPGLSAYSSSKGAVLTLTELLAEEFKETGPAFNALALGAVQTEMLEEAFPGYEAPVSAKEMAEYIMDFALKGQKMYNGKILQVSSSTP is encoded by the coding sequence ATGGAATATGTAATTGTAACAGGTACCAGTAGGGGGATTGGTTTCGAATTAAGTAAGTTGCTAGCCGATGCTGGTTATAAGGTCTTGGCGCTTTCTAGAAATGATAAACCGATTAAAAGTCTAAATCATAAAAATATTGAAGCATTTTCTTTTGATGTGTCCTCGGTAGAAGACAGGGGTAATCTATCTAATTATTTAAAAGATAAAGAGGGTAATGTTATAGCACTTATAAATAATGCCGGCAAGTTGGTAAATAAACCTTTTTTAGAGTTGACTGAAGAAGAGTTTAAGGCGGTATATGAAGTGAATGTTTTTGGGGTTGCAGCTATGACCAGACTCATTGTTCCATTTATGGGTAAAGATGCTCATGTGCTTACCATTAGCTCAATGGGCGGTATTCAAGGTAGTGCGAAATTCCCAGGTCTTTCGGCATATAGTTCTAGTAAAGGAGCAGTACTTACGCTTACAGAATTATTAGCAGAGGAATTTAAAGAAACAGGTCCGGCATTTAATGCACTTGCCTTAGGTGCGGTGCAAACAGAAATGTTAGAAGAAGCTTTCCCAGGTTATGAGGCCCCTGTGAGTGCGAAAGAGATGGCGGAATATATAATGGACTTTGCTTTAAAGGGGCAAAAAATGTATAATGGTAAAATTTTACAAGTAAGCAGTAGTACACCTTAA
- a CDS encoding pyruvate dehydrogenase complex dihydrolipoamide acetyltransferase, which translates to MAIVVNMPRLSDTMEEGTVAKWLKSVGDKIEEGDILAEIETDKATMEFESFNEGTLLYIGIQEGDAAPVDSLLAIIGDEGEDVSALIKGGNSAASTVESSEESPVAEDASEVEEAQGGGEIPEGVEIIKMPRLSDTMEEGTVATWLKKVGDDVEEGDILAEIETDKATMEFESFYNGKLLYVGIQEGESSPVDAVLAVIGPEGTDVDAVLSSGSGSSKKSAATETKKEAPKSSDSSDSKEVSKPVADGARIFASPLAKKIAADKGVDLANVSGSGDNGRITKKDIENYTPSKTAAPVAASSAKADNAISAQPVSMALPSGEEGTEEVKNSNMRKAIAKALGNSKFNAPHFYLTIEVDMDNAKASRAQINSLPDTKVSFNDMVLKACAMALRKHPQVNTSWSAEATKYHKHIHMGVAVAVDEGLVVPVVKHADLLGLTQIGSAVKDLAGKARNKKIAPSEMEGSTFTVSNLGMFGILEFTSIINQPNSAILSVGAIVEKPVVKNGEIVVGNTMKLTLACDHRTVDGAVGAQFLQTLRYFVENPVTMLA; encoded by the coding sequence ATGGCTATAGTAGTAAATATGCCCCGTTTAAGCGATACCATGGAAGAGGGTACCGTAGCTAAATGGTTGAAAAGCGTTGGAGATAAAATTGAAGAAGGAGATATATTAGCCGAAATCGAAACAGATAAGGCGACAATGGAATTCGAATCATTTAATGAAGGAACGCTATTGTATATTGGTATTCAAGAAGGTGATGCTGCACCAGTAGATAGTCTTTTGGCTATTATTGGTGATGAAGGTGAAGATGTTTCTGCTTTAATAAAAGGTGGTAACTCAGCAGCTTCAACAGTGGAGTCGTCTGAGGAGAGTCCTGTTGCTGAAGATGCTTCGGAAGTTGAAGAAGCGCAAGGCGGTGGTGAAATTCCTGAAGGAGTTGAAATCATAAAAATGCCTCGTTTAAGTGATACCATGGAAGAAGGTACTGTGGCGACATGGTTAAAGAAAGTAGGAGATGATGTTGAGGAAGGTGACATATTAGCAGAGATCGAAACCGATAAGGCTACTATGGAATTCGAGTCTTTCTATAATGGTAAGTTATTATATGTAGGTATACAAGAAGGAGAATCTTCTCCTGTAGATGCTGTCTTGGCAGTTATTGGACCAGAAGGTACCGATGTAGATGCTGTTTTAAGTAGTGGGTCTGGTAGTAGTAAGAAAAGTGCTGCAACAGAAACAAAAAAAGAAGCGCCGAAATCTTCAGATTCATCTGATAGTAAAGAAGTTTCTAAGCCAGTTGCAGATGGAGCGAGAATTTTCGCATCTCCTTTAGCTAAGAAAATAGCTGCAGATAAAGGTGTTGATCTAGCTAATGTTTCAGGTTCTGGTGATAACGGTAGAATTACTAAGAAAGATATCGAGAACTATACGCCAAGTAAAACGGCTGCACCAGTTGCTGCCTCAAGTGCAAAGGCAGATAATGCAATTTCGGCTCAACCAGTTTCAATGGCACTGCCATCTGGTGAAGAGGGTACAGAAGAAGTTAAGAATTCTAATATGCGTAAGGCAATTGCCAAAGCATTGGGTAATTCTAAATTTAACGCGCCACATTTCTATTTAACTATTGAGGTTGATATGGATAATGCTAAAGCGTCTCGTGCTCAAATCAATAGTTTGCCAGATACCAAAGTGTCATTTAATGATATGGTTTTAAAGGCTTGTGCAATGGCACTTAGAAAGCATCCACAAGTTAATACTTCATGGAGTGCAGAGGCTACTAAATATCATAAGCATATTCATATGGGTGTTGCTGTAGCTGTTGATGAAGGTTTAGTTGTACCGGTTGTAAAACATGCAGACTTATTGGGTTTAACACAAATAGGTAGCGCTGTTAAAGATTTAGCGGGTAAAGCACGTAACAAGAAAATTGCCCCTTCAGAGATGGAAGGTAGCACGTTTACGGTATCAAATTTAGGAATGTTCGGTATACTTGAGTTTACAAGTATTATCAATCAGCCAAACTCAGCTATACTTTCTGTTGGTGCAATTGTTGAAAAACCAGTTGTTAAAAACGGAGAAATAGTTGTAGGTAATACAATGAAGTTAACACTTGCTTGTGATCACAGAACTGTTGATGGTGCTGTAGGAGCTCAGTTCCTTCAGACATTAAGATATTTTGTAGAGAATCCGGTTACTATGTTAGCATAG